The following proteins come from a genomic window of Brevibacillus antibioticus:
- the fabF gene encoding beta-ketoacyl-ACP synthase II — MEKVVVTGMGVISPIGNSVNQFWNSLVQGKSGISPIDTFDTARNKTKIAGLVRDFDPVERFGRKEARRMDRFCQFALAAVEEALEDAELQLDELDRERIGVYVGSGIGGVGTLLEQHNVLRERGPERVSPTLVPMLISNMAAAMISIKYGLYGPTMSPVTACSIGNTSIGEAFRLIRAGGADVVIAGGSEAAVTDISLASFSNATALSTRNDDPAGASRPFDAKRDGFVMAEGAGIVILESESHAKKRNARMYAEVIGYGASSDAYHMVATHPEGIGPYRAMKWALQEAGVQPTDVNVISAHATSTEIGDRSETLAIKKLFGDHAYHVPITANKSMTGHMFGAAGGAEAIALIKSLQEGIIPPTINQEEQDPDCDLDYVPNTARKATLDIGMSNSFGFGGHNAVIVLKKV, encoded by the coding sequence ATGGAAAAAGTCGTTGTCACAGGAATGGGAGTAATCTCCCCGATAGGGAATTCAGTGAATCAGTTTTGGAACAGTCTCGTGCAAGGAAAGTCTGGTATCTCTCCAATTGATACTTTTGATACAGCACGAAATAAAACGAAAATCGCAGGTTTGGTGCGAGATTTTGATCCGGTGGAGCGGTTTGGGCGCAAAGAAGCGCGGCGAATGGATCGCTTTTGCCAGTTTGCCCTTGCTGCTGTAGAAGAAGCACTAGAGGATGCAGAACTTCAGCTGGACGAGTTGGACCGCGAGCGAATCGGGGTTTATGTAGGCTCTGGCATCGGTGGGGTAGGGACGCTTCTTGAGCAGCATAACGTTCTTCGTGAACGAGGGCCTGAGCGGGTCAGCCCGACGCTTGTTCCCATGCTAATTTCCAACATGGCAGCAGCGATGATCAGCATCAAGTACGGTCTATACGGTCCGACAATGTCACCTGTTACTGCTTGCTCGATTGGGAATACGTCCATCGGAGAGGCTTTCCGGCTCATTCGGGCGGGCGGGGCGGATGTCGTCATCGCAGGAGGGTCTGAGGCCGCAGTGACAGACATATCTCTCGCCAGCTTTAGCAATGCGACGGCATTGTCTACAAGAAATGATGATCCAGCAGGAGCGAGTCGGCCATTTGATGCCAAGCGGGATGGGTTTGTCATGGCAGAGGGTGCCGGAATTGTAATCTTGGAATCAGAATCACACGCCAAGAAAAGAAACGCCCGCATGTATGCCGAGGTGATTGGCTATGGGGCAAGCTCTGACGCCTATCATATGGTGGCGACACATCCAGAAGGAATCGGTCCCTATCGTGCGATGAAATGGGCCCTCCAGGAAGCAGGGGTGCAACCGACAGACGTGAATGTCATCAGCGCGCACGCAACCAGCACAGAAATCGGAGATCGCTCCGAGACACTAGCGATCAAAAAGCTGTTTGGCGACCATGCGTACCATGTACCAATCACCGCGAACAAATCGATGACGGGACATATGTTTGGTGCAGCAGGGGGTGCGGAGGCGATCGCCCTGATTAAGAGCTTGCAGGAAGGAATCATTCCCCCGACGATCAACCAGGAGGAGCAAGACCCGGACTGCGATCTGGACTATGTGCCAAATACAGCACGCAAAGC